In the Octadecabacter sp. SW4 genome, one interval contains:
- the rdgB gene encoding RdgB/HAM1 family non-canonical purine NTP pyrophosphatase yields the protein MTRRFEGAELVIATHNVGKRDEIAALLAPYQVTLTSNADHGLPEPEETEATFVGNARIKAHAAAKATGLPALADDSGIEIDALNGAPGVYTADWAETPQGRDFEHAMRVTWDKLEAANAPQPRTARFCCTLVLAWPDGHDEVFAGVMPGRIVWPMRGDQGHGYDPIFQPDGFDTTFGEMDRWKKNEISHRADAFKKLIAGCFA from the coding sequence ATGACACGGCGGTTTGAGGGTGCAGAGCTGGTCATTGCGACCCACAATGTGGGGAAACGCGATGAAATTGCCGCGCTGCTGGCGCCCTATCAAGTGACACTGACATCAAATGCCGATCACGGACTGCCAGAACCGGAAGAAACCGAAGCGACCTTTGTCGGAAACGCACGGATCAAGGCGCATGCGGCGGCCAAGGCCACGGGTTTGCCCGCGCTGGCCGACGATAGCGGGATCGAAATCGACGCACTGAACGGTGCGCCAGGTGTTTACACGGCAGACTGGGCCGAAACACCCCAGGGGCGCGATTTTGAACATGCGATGCGTGTGACCTGGGACAAGCTGGAGGCCGCAAACGCGCCCCAGCCCCGCACCGCGCGGTTCTGTTGCACCTTGGTATTGGCTTGGCCCGATGGTCATGATGAGGTTTTCGCTGGCGTGATGCCGGGCCGGATCGTTTGGCCGATGCGCGGCGATCAAGGGCACGGGTATGATCCGATCTTTCAACCCGATGGATTTGACACGACCTTTGGCGAAATGGATCGCTGGAAAAAGAACGAGATCAGCCATCGCGCCGATGCGTTCAAAAAGCTGATCGCTGGCTGCTTTGCCTGA
- the rsmG gene encoding 16S rRNA (guanine(527)-N(7))-methyltransferase RsmG: protein MDQDQIELCAGLRVSRETMDKLRAFEQLVKKWTKGINLVSKATVDHLWERHIIDSAQIYTIAPSIWQRWADLGSGGGFPGIVIAVIAQEKKPQAQVVLVESDQRKAAFLRTAARELDLPSQVICSRIEAIEQLNADVVSARALADLSQLLSLSVRHLRPQGCAIFPKGARATDEIAIARLDWHFALEEIQSITEQQARILKIEGISRARL from the coding sequence ATGGACCAGGACCAGATCGAACTTTGTGCGGGCCTTCGTGTTTCACGTGAAACAATGGATAAGCTTCGCGCATTCGAGCAGCTCGTCAAAAAGTGGACAAAGGGGATCAATCTTGTCTCAAAGGCCACCGTTGATCACCTTTGGGAGCGGCATATCATTGATTCAGCACAGATTTACACTATCGCGCCATCGATCTGGCAGCGCTGGGCTGACCTGGGGAGCGGTGGGGGATTTCCTGGAATTGTGATTGCAGTTATCGCCCAGGAAAAAAAGCCACAAGCGCAGGTCGTGCTGGTTGAAAGTGACCAGCGCAAGGCTGCGTTTTTGCGAACAGCGGCCCGTGAGCTTGATCTACCTTCCCAAGTGATCTGCAGCCGGATCGAGGCGATCGAGCAGTTAAACGCTGATGTCGTCAGCGCCCGCGCGCTCGCGGACCTATCGCAGCTTTTGTCCCTCTCGGTGCGACATCTAAGGCCACAGGGTTGCGCTATTTTCCCCAAAGGTGCGCGTGCCACCGACGAAATAGCGATAGCGCGTCTGGATTGGCACTTTGCCTTAGAGGAGATCCAAAGTATCACCGAACAGCAAGCCCGCATACTCAAGATCGAAGGGATCAGCCGTGCCCGACTTTAG
- the rho gene encoding transcription termination factor Rho produces MSQDRLNLADLKAQSPKDLLSLAEELEIENASTMRKGDMMFAILKERADDEWVIGGDGVLEVLQDGFGFLRSPEANYLPGPDDIYVSPEMIRLHSLRTGDTVEGVIQEPNDNERYFALMSVEKINFEDPERAKHKVAFDNLTPLYPDERLTMEVEDPTIKDRSARIIDLVAPIGKGQRSLIVAPPRTGKTVLLQNIANSIEKNHPECYLIVLLIDERPEEVTDMQRSVKGEVVSSTFDEPASRHVAVSEMVIEKAKRLVEHKRDVVILLDSITRLGRAFNTTVPSSGKVLTGGVDANALQRPKRFFGAARNIEEGGSLTIIATALIDTGSRMDEVIFEEFKGTGNSEIVLDRKVADKRVFPAMDILKSGTRKEELLVDKIDLQKTFVLRRILNPMGTTDAIEFLISKLKQTKSNAEFFDSMNT; encoded by the coding sequence ATGTCCCAAGACCGTTTGAATCTTGCCGACCTGAAGGCACAAAGCCCGAAGGATCTACTGTCCCTTGCCGAAGAGCTTGAGATCGAAAATGCATCGACGATGCGCAAGGGCGACATGATGTTCGCCATCCTCAAGGAACGGGCTGATGACGAGTGGGTGATCGGTGGTGATGGTGTTCTTGAAGTCTTGCAGGACGGTTTCGGGTTTCTACGGTCACCCGAGGCGAACTATTTGCCAGGCCCGGATGATATCTATGTCTCGCCCGAGATGATCCGCTTGCACAGCCTGCGCACCGGTGACACCGTAGAGGGGGTTATTCAGGAGCCAAATGATAACGAGCGCTATTTTGCGTTGATGAGCGTTGAAAAGATCAATTTTGAAGATCCGGAGCGGGCAAAACACAAGGTCGCGTTTGATAACCTGACCCCGCTTTATCCCGATGAGCGGCTGACGATGGAAGTCGAGGATCCGACGATCAAGGATCGGTCGGCGCGGATCATTGATCTGGTTGCGCCAATTGGGAAAGGCCAGCGATCGCTGATCGTCGCACCACCGCGGACGGGTAAAACGGTCTTGTTGCAAAATATCGCCAACAGCATCGAAAAGAACCACCCCGAGTGTTATCTGATCGTGCTTCTGATTGATGAACGACCGGAAGAAGTGACCGATATGCAGCGTTCTGTTAAGGGCGAGGTTGTCTCTTCGACCTTTGATGAACCGGCATCACGCCATGTTGCGGTGTCCGAGATGGTGATCGAGAAGGCGAAAAGACTGGTCGAGCACAAGCGCGATGTGGTGATCCTGCTGGATTCGATTACCCGACTTGGACGGGCGTTCAACACGACAGTGCCATCTTCGGGCAAGGTTCTGACGGGCGGTGTCGATGCAAACGCATTGCAGCGACCCAAACGTTTCTTTGGGGCGGCGCGCAACATCGAAGAAGGCGGTTCGCTGACCATTATCGCGACTGCGCTGATTGATACGGGCAGCCGGATGGACGAGGTGATCTTTGAAGAATTCAAAGGCACGGGTAACTCGGAAATTGTGCTTGACCGGAAAGTCGCTGACAAGCGCGTGTTCCCTGCGATGGATATCCTCAAGTCCGGCACGCGCAAGGAAGAGCTGCTGGTCGACAAGATCGACCTGCAAAAGACATTTGTCTTGCGGCGCATTCTGAATCCGATGGGCACCACAGACGCGATCGAATTCCTGATTTCGAAATTGAAACAGACCAAGTCGAACGCCGAGTTCTTTGATTCGATGAACACGTAA
- a CDS encoding ParA family protein produces MPDFSRSKETKIIAVANQKGGVGKTTTTINLGAALAERGRKVLLVDLDPQGNASTGLGIENEDRDLTTYDLLLGEAAPDELVQPTTVKNLSIIPATTDLSSADIELTANEKRSFLLHDALRQPAFDSLALDYILIDCPPSLNILTVNAMVAAHSVLVPLQSEFFALEGLSQLMMTVREVRQTANKKLRIEGIVLTMYDRRNNLSQQVEVDARENLRDLVFKTKIPRNVRLSEAPSYAMPALDYDPLSKGSVAYRELAQELMAREQNEKV; encoded by the coding sequence GTGCCCGACTTTAGTCGTTCAAAAGAAACGAAAATTATTGCGGTCGCAAATCAAAAGGGCGGTGTCGGTAAGACGACGACGACGATCAACCTGGGCGCCGCTTTGGCCGAACGTGGCCGCAAGGTTTTGCTTGTCGATCTTGACCCTCAGGGAAACGCATCAACCGGGTTGGGCATCGAAAACGAAGACCGCGACCTGACAACCTATGACCTGTTGCTTGGTGAAGCCGCACCGGATGAACTTGTTCAACCCACGACAGTTAAAAACCTGTCAATTATACCCGCAACAACCGATCTGAGTTCCGCTGATATCGAGCTGACCGCCAACGAAAAACGCAGCTTTCTGTTGCATGACGCACTGCGCCAGCCAGCTTTCGACTCGCTGGCGCTTGATTATATCTTGATTGATTGCCCACCATCCCTGAACATCTTAACGGTTAACGCGATGGTTGCGGCGCATTCCGTCTTGGTGCCTCTACAAAGCGAGTTTTTCGCACTAGAAGGGTTGTCGCAGCTGATGATGACAGTCCGCGAGGTGCGCCAGACAGCGAACAAAAAGCTTCGCATCGAGGGTATCGTGCTGACAATGTATGATCGTCGCAATAACCTGTCCCAACAGGTCGAGGTCGACGCGCGCGAAAACTTGCGAGACCTCGTTTTCAAAACCAAGATTCCGCGCAATGTCCGCCTGAGCGAGGCGCCGTCCTATGCGATGCCAGCGCTGGATTATGACCCGCTTTCAAAGGGTAGCGTTGCTTATCGCGAACTCGCCCAAGAGCTGATGGCCCGTGAACAAAACGAAAAGGTGTAA
- the hemW gene encoding radical SAM family heme chaperone HemW, with amino-acid sequence MPEAFGLYIHWPFCQAKCPYCDFNSHVARHIDQKRWLAAYVAEIARVGALTKGRTLTSVFFGGGTPSLMDPETVDGIMAAVRAMWPLSNSIEVTLEANPTSIEAGRFHGYRQAGVNRISMGIQAMNDADLRALGRLHTVDEGLAAFETARGIFDRVSFDLIYARQGQGVADWQAELERALALGLDHLSLYQLTIEDGTAFGDRYAIGKLRGLPDEDLAADLYEVTQEVCEKAGLRAYEVSNHAKDGYESAHNLTYWRYQDYAGVGPGAHGRLTIDSVKYATETSLAPGRWLEDVETTGSGESLRSPLSTKDQWAERLLMGLRLSEGVDLDGVLLPPHDVFQNKINGLRDSGFVTFDGRTLRVTPLGRPVLNGVLRCLLDD; translated from the coding sequence TTGCCTGAGGCGTTTGGCCTATATATTCATTGGCCGTTTTGTCAGGCCAAGTGCCCCTACTGCGATTTCAACTCGCATGTTGCGCGCCATATTGATCAGAAACGTTGGCTTGCTGCTTACGTCGCTGAAATTGCCCGCGTTGGCGCACTCACGAAGGGTCGCACGCTCACCAGCGTGTTCTTTGGTGGTGGCACACCCAGCCTGATGGACCCTGAAACGGTTGACGGAATCATGGCGGCCGTGCGGGCAATGTGGCCGCTTTCCAATTCGATCGAAGTTACCTTGGAAGCCAACCCGACCTCGATTGAAGCCGGGCGGTTTCATGGCTATCGGCAGGCAGGCGTCAACCGCATCTCGATGGGTATTCAGGCGATGAATGATGCGGACCTGCGGGCGTTGGGGCGGCTGCATACGGTGGACGAAGGCCTGGCCGCATTTGAAACGGCGCGCGGCATTTTTGATCGGGTCAGTTTTGATCTGATCTATGCGCGACAAGGGCAGGGTGTCGCCGACTGGCAGGCGGAACTTGAACGCGCGCTTGCCCTGGGGCTGGACCATCTGTCGCTCTACCAACTGACGATCGAAGACGGCACAGCCTTTGGAGACCGGTATGCTATTGGCAAATTGCGCGGGCTGCCTGACGAAGATCTTGCTGCGGACCTTTACGAGGTCACGCAGGAGGTTTGCGAAAAGGCTGGTCTACGGGCCTATGAAGTCTCTAACCATGCCAAAGATGGCTATGAAAGCGCGCACAACCTAACCTATTGGCGCTATCAGGACTATGCCGGGGTTGGGCCGGGGGCACATGGGCGCTTGACAATTGATAGCGTCAAATACGCGACCGAAACGTCACTTGCGCCGGGTCGCTGGCTTGAAGACGTTGAAACAACAGGGTCGGGCGAAAGCCTGCGCTCGCCTTTGTCGACCAAGGATCAATGGGCCGAACGGCTACTGATGGGGTTGCGGCTGTCCGAAGGAGTTGACCTTGATGGTGTCTTGTTGCCCCCACATGACGTTTTTCAAAATAAAATCAATGGTTTACGCGATTCGGGGTTTGTGACATTCGATGGGCGCACCCTCAGGGTGACACCGCTTGGCCGCCCCGTTCTGAATGGTGTGCTGCGCTGCCTTTTGGACGATTAG
- the rph gene encoding ribonuclease PH has translation MRPSGRQTDEMRTVSIETDVTRHAEGSCLIRCGDTHVLCTATIDERVPPFLKNSGLGWVTAEYGMLPRATHTRMRREAKNGQSGRTQEIQRLIGRSLRAGVDRVALGERQIVVDCDVIQADGGTRCASITGGWVALKLAVNKLMKAGDVISDPLIDPVAAISCGIFAGQAVLDLDYPEDSEAGVDGNFVMTGSQLIEVQMSAEGATYSRAQMESLLDLAEKGVGELVAMQKAATA, from the coding sequence ATGCGCCCCTCTGGACGTCAGACAGATGAAATGCGGACCGTTTCCATTGAAACCGACGTAACACGCCATGCCGAGGGATCCTGTTTGATCAGGTGCGGTGACACACATGTACTTTGCACCGCGACGATTGATGAACGGGTGCCGCCGTTTCTGAAAAATTCCGGCCTTGGTTGGGTCACTGCGGAATACGGGATGCTGCCACGGGCCACCCATACGCGTATGCGGCGCGAGGCCAAGAACGGACAGTCGGGACGCACACAGGAAATCCAACGGCTGATCGGACGGTCCTTGCGGGCCGGCGTTGACCGTGTCGCGCTGGGCGAGCGGCAGATTGTTGTGGATTGCGATGTGATTCAGGCCGACGGGGGAACGCGCTGCGCCTCAATTACCGGCGGTTGGGTTGCGCTGAAACTGGCGGTGAACAAGTTGATGAAAGCGGGTGATGTAATAAGCGATCCGTTGATTGATCCCGTTGCGGCGATCAGTTGCGGGATTTTTGCGGGGCAGGCGGTGCTTGATCTGGATTACCCGGAAGACAGCGAAGCCGGCGTTGATGGAAATTTCGTAATGACCGGATCGCAATTGATCGAAGTGCAGATGTCGGCCGAGGGCGCAACCTATTCCCGCGCGCAGATGGAATCGCTGCTTGATCTGGCGGAGAAGGGCGTGGGCGAATTGGTTGCCATGCAAAAGGCCGCCACCGCATGA
- a CDS encoding ParB/RepB/Spo0J family partition protein, giving the protein MAKKNNRGLGRGLSALMSDVAQADEASQADRPRRPDLLVPIESVEPNPDQPRRSFDEESLNDLTASVREKGIIQPLIVRRKPGDGTTYEIVAGERRWRAAQRAQLHEIPVLVREFTDTEVLEVAIIENIQRSDLNAIDEAAGYRQLMDRFGHTQDKLGIALGKSRSHIANLMRLLTLPEPVQSLVADGRLSAGHARALVGQDNPLELAQKIVREGLSVRDTEKLVRKGIAKPKPATKPRTKDADTVQIERELSAALGMGVQIDPSNDGESGKLTLNYRNLEQLDDLLRALSGG; this is encoded by the coding sequence ATGGCAAAGAAGAATAACCGAGGTCTGGGTCGCGGCCTTTCCGCGCTGATGTCCGACGTTGCCCAAGCCGATGAAGCGAGCCAAGCCGACCGCCCGCGGCGTCCCGATCTTCTAGTGCCCATCGAATCGGTCGAACCCAACCCGGATCAGCCAAGGCGGAGCTTTGATGAAGAAAGCCTGAATGACCTGACCGCATCAGTGCGTGAAAAGGGAATTATTCAGCCGCTGATCGTGCGTCGGAAGCCAGGCGACGGCACGACATATGAAATTGTCGCGGGTGAACGTCGCTGGCGTGCCGCGCAACGTGCCCAGTTGCATGAAATCCCTGTTCTTGTTCGCGAATTTACCGATACCGAAGTGCTGGAAGTCGCGATCATCGAGAACATTCAACGCTCTGATCTGAACGCCATCGACGAGGCTGCGGGTTATCGTCAGCTTATGGATCGCTTTGGCCATACCCAAGACAAGCTCGGTATCGCGCTTGGCAAAAGCCGTAGCCATATCGCCAACCTTATGCGCCTTTTGACCCTGCCCGAGCCGGTTCAATCGCTTGTCGCGGACGGTCGCCTGAGTGCTGGCCACGCCCGTGCCCTTGTCGGCCAGGATAATCCGCTGGAGCTTGCCCAGAAAATTGTGCGCGAGGGTCTCTCTGTGCGCGATACGGAAAAGCTGGTCCGCAAGGGCATTGCAAAACCGAAACCAGCCACAAAACCCCGCACCAAGGACGCCGATACTGTCCAAATCGAGCGGGAGCTGTCGGCCGCATTGGGGATGGGTGTTCAGATTGACCCAAGTAACGATGGTGAAAGCGGCAAGCTGACGTTGAACTATCGGAACCTTGAACAGCTTGACGACCTGCTGCGCGCATTGTCGGGCGGCTAA
- the hrcA gene encoding heat-inducible transcriptional repressor HrcA, with amino-acid sequence MPETGPIFQDMNDRSREVFRRVVEGYLETGAPVGSRTLTRTMTESVSAATIRNVMQDLEHLGLLGSPHVSAGRIPTQTGLRMFVDGLLEVGDLDQDDRAKIDESRGANDTDVSALLDRVGSALSGVTRGASLVLTPKHEAAIKHIEFVSLASDRALAVLVFADGHVENRVFTPSPGQTPASMREAANFLNALAEGRTLSELSTLMRREITNRRREIDTLARTMVEEGLAVWTDQGESTERLIVRGRGNLIGEQADEADLERIRSLFDDLERKRDIADFLDLTEEGDGVRIFIGSENKLFSLSGSSLVVSPYMNADRKIIGAVGVIGPTRLNYGRIVPIVDYTAQLVGKMIADRG; translated from the coding sequence ATGCCAGAAACCGGACCCATCTTTCAGGATATGAACGACCGCTCGCGCGAGGTGTTTCGCCGGGTCGTCGAAGGGTATCTGGAAACCGGTGCCCCCGTTGGGTCGCGCACCCTGACCCGCACTATGACCGAAAGCGTCAGCGCCGCAACGATCCGCAATGTGATGCAGGACCTCGAACATCTTGGCCTGCTCGGGTCGCCGCATGTCAGCGCCGGGCGTATTCCCACGCAAACCGGTCTGCGCATGTTTGTTGATGGCTTGCTCGAAGTTGGCGATCTTGATCAAGACGACCGCGCCAAGATTGATGAAAGTCGCGGGGCGAACGATACAGATGTCAGCGCGCTGCTTGATCGCGTTGGGTCGGCTCTATCCGGTGTCACGCGCGGCGCGAGCCTCGTGCTTACGCCAAAACACGAAGCGGCGATCAAACATATCGAGTTTGTCTCGCTTGCGTCTGATCGCGCTTTGGCGGTTCTTGTCTTTGCCGATGGTCACGTGGAAAATCGCGTCTTCACGCCCTCGCCCGGGCAAACACCCGCCTCGATGCGCGAGGCTGCGAATTTCCTGAATGCGCTGGCCGAAGGGCGCACGCTATCGGAACTCAGTACGCTGATGCGGCGCGAAATCACCAACCGCCGGCGCGAAATCGATACACTCGCCCGCACGATGGTCGAAGAGGGGCTGGCCGTCTGGACCGACCAGGGCGAATCAACCGAGCGGCTGATCGTGCGTGGACGCGGCAATCTGATTGGCGAACAGGCAGACGAGGCCGATCTTGAGCGTATCCGCTCCTTGTTTGATGACCTCGAGCGTAAGCGCGATATCGCCGATTTCCTTGATCTGACCGAAGAAGGCGACGGTGTGCGCATCTTTATTGGCTCCGAGAACAAACTTTTTTCACTTTCGGGTTCCTCTCTGGTGGTCTCTCCATATATGAACGCGGATCGTAAGATCATCGGCGCCGTTGGCGTCATTGGGCCGACCCGTCTGAATTATGGGCGGATCGTGCCGATTGTGGATTATACCGCGCAGTTGGTCGGGAAAATGATCGCTGACCGCGGCTAA
- the mnmE gene encoding tRNA uridine-5-carboxymethylaminomethyl(34) synthesis GTPase MnmE produces MDTIFALATARGKSGLAVIRISGPESLAMATTYCGQLPAGGRGLRRIVDGEGQIIDEALILVFPEGHSFTGETVVELHLHGSTAIVKATLALLGGDGRGRLAEPGEFTRRALENGRLDLAQVEGLADLIDAETEGQRKQAMRVFAGALGDRAAMWREKLVRAAALVAATIDFVDEDVPVDVYPEVRALLGDVTQDLKREIDGVKVAERIRDGFEVAIVGAPNVGKSTLLNRLAGRDAAITSEFAGTTRDVIEVRMDLDGLPVTLLDTAGIRETGDYVEEIGISRGLERAALADLRVLLVEDATDVPDLFREGDIIVVAKGDSYAGDAPSVSGKTGLGVDALVAKITAVLQKRVMSAGVAVRERHELAMRACVECLDNVEGLLRNDTALADLIAEELRAAIASLDALVGRVDVEDLLDEIFVSFCIGK; encoded by the coding sequence ATGGATACTATCTTTGCTCTTGCCACAGCGCGGGGAAAGTCAGGGCTGGCAGTCATACGCATTTCGGGGCCGGAAAGCCTTGCGATGGCTACGACATATTGCGGGCAATTGCCAGCGGGCGGGCGCGGATTGCGCCGTATTGTCGATGGTGAAGGGCAGATAATTGACGAAGCGTTGATTCTTGTTTTCCCCGAAGGTCACAGTTTTACCGGCGAGACTGTCGTTGAACTGCACCTTCATGGAAGCACAGCTATTGTGAAAGCAACCCTTGCGCTTCTGGGCGGGGATGGGCGCGGTCGGTTAGCGGAGCCTGGTGAGTTTACCCGCCGTGCGCTTGAAAACGGTAGGCTTGACCTCGCGCAGGTCGAAGGACTTGCTGATTTGATCGATGCCGAAACCGAAGGGCAGCGCAAGCAAGCCATGCGGGTATTTGCGGGCGCGCTGGGCGACAGGGCGGCCATGTGGCGCGAGAAGCTCGTGCGCGCGGCCGCGTTGGTCGCGGCGACAATTGATTTCGTTGATGAGGACGTGCCGGTTGATGTCTATCCCGAGGTGCGTGCGCTGCTAGGTGACGTGACCCAAGATCTGAAACGTGAAATTGACGGGGTTAAGGTCGCAGAGCGGATACGTGATGGGTTTGAAGTCGCCATCGTCGGGGCTCCGAATGTCGGGAAATCGACGCTTCTGAATCGCCTTGCTGGTCGGGATGCGGCGATTACGTCGGAGTTCGCCGGGACAACGCGCGACGTGATAGAAGTGCGCATGGATCTCGACGGTTTGCCTGTCACATTGCTTGATACGGCTGGTATTCGTGAAACAGGTGACTACGTCGAAGAAATCGGGATTTCGCGTGGATTGGAACGCGCGGCGCTTGCCGACCTGCGGGTGCTGCTGGTCGAAGATGCGACGGACGTGCCGGACCTTTTTCGCGAGGGTGATATTATTGTTGTCGCCAAGGGCGATAGCTACGCTGGTGACGCGCCAAGTGTTTCTGGCAAAACCGGTCTTGGGGTGGATGCATTGGTTGCCAAGATTACGGCAGTGCTGCAAAAACGTGTCATGTCCGCTGGTGTAGCGGTGCGTGAACGGCACGAGCTGGCAATGCGGGCGTGTGTTGAATGTCTGGATAATGTTGAGGGACTGTTGCGCAATGATACGGCTCTAGCGGATTTGATTGCCGAGGAGTTGCGTGCGGCCATCGCCAGCCTGGACGCTCTCGTTGGGCGCGTTGACGTTGAGGACCTGCTTGACGAGATTTTTGTCAGCTTCTGTATTGGCAAGTGA
- the mnmG gene encoding tRNA uridine-5-carboxymethylaminomethyl(34) synthesis enzyme MnmG, whose product MKHFDFDVVVIGGGHAGAEAAHAAARAGARVALLTLNAKGIGVMSCNPAIGGLGKGHLVREIDALDGVMGRVADLAGIQFRLLNRKKGPAVQGPRAQSDRAIYLKEMQREIHSVAGLTVLEGEATDLMMVGHRVSGVVLADGSQIPAQSVVLTTGTFLRGVIHIGDVAKPGGRVGERPSIRLAERLDGFGLALGRLKTGTPPRLDGRTIAWDRLDMQPGDDDPEMFSFMSRHPTARQIACGITHTNTQTHDIIRENLARSAMYGGHIDGVGPRYCPSIEDKVVRFADKDSHQVFLEPEGLNDHTVYPNGISTSLPVEVQESYVKSIFGLEDATITQPGYAIEYDYVDPTALGADMQLRDVPGLFLAGQINGTTGYEEAAAQGLVAGLNAAHRALDKDAVLFSRATSYIGVMIDDLVTRGVTEPYRMFTSRAEFRLALRADNADQRLTPLGKTLGIVSDVRARAFDVKMAALASGVRQLKDTRFSARALHGVGIRVNPDSQTRDGYAALTIADADFSHLLEIEPGLSSIPPEAQVQIKRDALYATYIERQIKEIEGLARDEAHEIPSDFKYIGLPGLSNELANKLSKAAPRSLAHASRIDGMTPAALVLILAHLRKLKDRKSA is encoded by the coding sequence GTGAAACATTTTGATTTTGACGTGGTGGTGATTGGCGGTGGCCATGCCGGTGCTGAAGCCGCGCATGCTGCTGCCAGGGCTGGTGCACGCGTGGCCCTGTTGACGTTGAACGCTAAAGGTATTGGTGTGATGTCGTGCAACCCGGCGATTGGCGGGCTGGGCAAGGGCCATTTGGTGCGCGAAATTGATGCTTTGGACGGGGTTATGGGCCGGGTCGCCGACCTTGCAGGCATCCAGTTCCGGCTGCTTAACCGCAAGAAAGGCCCGGCGGTGCAGGGGCCGCGCGCGCAGTCAGATCGGGCGATCTACCTCAAGGAAATGCAGCGCGAAATTCACTCGGTTGCCGGGCTCACCGTTCTTGAGGGCGAAGCGACAGACCTGATGATGGTGGGCCACCGTGTGTCGGGCGTCGTTTTGGCTGATGGCAGTCAAATACCCGCGCAGTCGGTCGTTTTGACAACGGGCACTTTTTTGCGCGGGGTGATTCACATCGGTGATGTCGCCAAACCCGGTGGGCGTGTCGGCGAACGTCCCTCAATTCGGTTGGCCGAACGGCTGGATGGGTTCGGCCTGGCGCTGGGTCGGCTTAAAACTGGTACGCCGCCCCGCCTTGATGGTCGCACGATTGCCTGGGATAGGCTGGACATGCAGCCCGGTGACGACGATCCTGAGATGTTTTCGTTTATGTCGCGGCACCCGACAGCGCGTCAGATCGCCTGCGGGATTACACATACGAACACGCAGACCCATGACATTATCCGCGAGAACCTGGCGCGTTCAGCGATGTATGGCGGCCACATTGATGGTGTCGGACCACGCTATTGTCCGTCGATCGAGGACAAGGTTGTGCGGTTTGCCGACAAAGATTCACACCAAGTTTTCCTGGAACCAGAAGGGCTTAACGATCATACGGTCTATCCAAATGGCATTTCCACATCGCTCCCCGTCGAGGTGCAAGAGAGTTACGTCAAATCGATTTTCGGGCTTGAAGACGCAACGATTACCCAGCCGGGATATGCGATTGAGTATGATTACGTCGACCCAACAGCGCTTGGCGCTGATATGCAGCTGCGGGACGTTCCCGGGCTGTTCCTTGCGGGTCAGATCAATGGCACAACCGGTTACGAGGAGGCGGCGGCGCAGGGGCTTGTCGCAGGGCTGAATGCGGCACATCGCGCTTTGGACAAAGATGCCGTATTGTTTAGCCGGGCGACATCCTACATCGGCGTGATGATTGACGATCTCGTGACGCGCGGGGTGACAGAACCCTACCGGATGTTCACCTCACGCGCCGAATTTAGGCTTGCGTTACGCGCTGATAACGCTGATCAACGCCTGACACCCCTGGGGAAAACCCTCGGGATTGTATCTGACGTCCGCGCGCGTGCCTTTGATGTCAAAATGGCAGCACTGGCAAGCGGCGTTCGGCAACTCAAGGATACCCGATTTAGCGCCCGCGCGTTGCATGGCGTTGGTATTCGTGTGAATCCGGACAGCCAAACGCGCGATGGATACGCGGCGCTGACAATTGCGGATGCTGACTTTTCCCATTTGTTGGAGATCGAGCCAGGCCTGTCGTCGATCCCCCCTGAGGCACAGGTGCAGATCAAGCGCGACGCGCTCTATGCGACCTATATCGAACGGCAGATCAAGGAGATCGAAGGCCTGGCCCGTGATGAGGCACATGAGATTCCCAGTGATTTTAAATATATAGGGCTTCCTGGCCTCTCAAACGAGCTTGCGAACAAACTCAGCAAGGCCGCCCCACGCTCGCTCGCGCACGCGTCGCGCATCGACGGGATGACACCGGCCGCGCTGGTTCTTATCCTCGCGCATCTGCGCAAACTCAAAGACCGCAAGTCTGCCTGA